In Panicum virgatum strain AP13 chromosome 4N, P.virgatum_v5, whole genome shotgun sequence, a single window of DNA contains:
- the LOC120669942 gene encoding translation initiation factor eIF-2B subunit gamma-like: protein MDFQVVVLAGGTSETLSPLVSKDVPKALLPVANRPLLSYALDLLEASDLKDLIVVVEGQEAARLVGAWVSSAYLDRLRVEVVAVSEDLGSAGALRAISKRLTANDILVISGDLVTDVLPGAVAATHRRNGAAVTALLCSVPVSGPSETASSSGKDKAKKPNRLNIVGLDKTKQFLLHIVSGTDVEKDVRVDKRKIQAVGQMEIRSDLMDAHLYAFKRTILQDVVEQKEAYRSIRLEVLPYLVRSQLRSAPSGGIGTTVGETGNNAVFSSGNLQCLSQHRVIAPSAFKQDVLSRSHGGHRCCAYIATKSKYCHRLNSIQSYCDINRDVTGEASHLSGYSFSAQNNIIHPSSVLGSKTTIGPHCILAEGSQLGDKCSVKRSVIGRHCRIGSNVKIVNSVVMNHVVIEDGCHIQGSVVCNNVQLQERSVLKDCQIGAGYIVTAGSEHKAESLARK from the exons ATGGACTTCCAGGTTgtcgtcctcgccggcggcaccTCCGAGACGCTCTCGCCCCTCGTCTCCAAG GATGTCCCCAAGGCGCTGCTCCCGGTCGCGAACCGCCCCTTGCTCTCCTACGCTCTGGACCTCCTCGAGGCCAGCGACCTCAAGGACCTTATCGTG GTGGTGGAGgggcaggaggcggcgcggctcgtCGGTGCCTGGGTCTCCAGTGCATACCTGGATCGACTTCGTGTGGAG GTAGTTGCTGTTTCTGAAGATCTTGGAAGTGCTGGTGCATTACGAGCTATTTCAAAGCGACTGACAGCAAATGATATTTTG GTAATTAGCGGTGACCTGGTAACAGATGTGTTGCCTGGGGCTGTTGCTGCTACACATAGAAGAAATGGTGCAGCTGTTACTGCTTTACTATGTTCTGTTCCTGTTAGTGGTCCTTCAGAAACTGCTTCTTCTAGTGGGAAAGATAAAGCTAAGAAGCCAAATCGTCTGAACATAGTTGGGCTGGACAAGACTAAACAGTTCTTGTTGCATATCGTATCAG GAACTGATGTTGAAAAAGATGTTCGAGTTGATAAGAGAAAAATCCAGGCTGTAGGTCAG ATGGAAATTCGAAGTGACCTGATGGATGCACATCTTTATGCTTTTAAGAG AACAATATTACAGGACGTAGTGGAACAGAAGGAAGCATACCGTAGCATTAGACTTGAAGTCCTCCCGTATCTAGTGAGAAGTCAATTG AGATCAGCTCCATCAGGTGGCATTGGAACAACAGTTGGTGAAACTGGGAATAATGCTGTTTTCTCCAGTGGTAATTTGCAGTGTTTATCACAGCATCGTGTCATTGCACCATCTGCTTTCAAGCAAGATGTACTGTCAAGATCACATGGTGGACATAGGTGCTGTGCTTATATTGCTACTAAAAGCAAATACTGTCACCGCTTGAACTCGATTCAGTCATACTGTGATATCAATCGAGAT GTTACAGGGGAAGCTAGCCATCTGTCTGGTTATTCTTTCTCTGCACAAAACAATATCATCCACCCATCCTCTGTTCTTGGATCAAAGACTACA ATAGGGCCACATTGTATTCTTGCTGAGGGTTCGCAGCTAGGTGACAAGTGTAGTGTTAAGAGATCTGTGATTGGTCGTCATTGCCGAATTGGTTCCAATGTAAAG ATTGTCAACTCTGTTGTGATGAACCACGTTGTTATTGAAGACGGCTGCCACATCCAAGGTTCTGTTGTATGTAATAATGTTCAACTGCAAGAACGGTCTGTTCTGAAAGATTGCCAG ATTGGAGCTGGCTATATCGTGACTGCTGGCAGCGAGCACAAAGCAGAATCCCTAGCAAGAAAGTAG